A DNA window from Porphyromonas gingivalis ATCC 33277 contains the following coding sequences:
- a CDS encoding DUF1661 domain-containing protein yields the protein MKKTRAGTKKLRFHFFRKHVPQSERFRFVFLCWQVMSMCLQG from the coding sequence GTGAAAAAAACACGTGCCGGAACGAAAAAGTTGCGGTTCCACTTTTTCAGAAAACACGTGCCACAGTCGGAGCGTTTCCGGTTCGTGTTTTTATGTTGGCAGGTTATGAGCATGTGCCTGCAAGGGTGA
- a CDS encoding fructose-1,6-bisphosphatase: protein MLKHDLDYLELLSESFPTATEVATEIINLEAILNLPKGTEHFLADIHGEYEAFIHVLKNASGSIRRKVDEVFGGQLRQNQKRELCTLIYYPREKLELVKQSDERMEDWYMVTLNQLIKVCQKAAEKYTRSKVRKTLPPKYSYIIQELLHEDGVNPNKSAYISSIFSSIISTGCADDFIIAISETIQRLVIDHLHVVGDVFDRGPGAHIIMDTLMKYHHFDIQWGNHDMLWMGAAVGNASCMANVVRIALRYANLDTLESGYGINLLPLARFAMDTYADDPCTVFKPKLAQADQTYDDKSVYLISQMHKAISIIQFKLEHQIIARHPEYKMDNRDLFHLVNFTDGTIKLSSGVYPMLDMNFPTVDPADPYALTEQEQNIVDRLMGCFMRSEKLQNHLKCLYRHGSMYLTYNMNLLYHASIPLNKDKSLKKVRVGDKTYAGRELLDKVEEMIRTAYVAPEKSDQRLAAVDYMWYLWCGPDSPLFDKAMMTTFERYFIEDKATHHEEKGYYYVYRQEKAVCEMILKEFGLEGPDTHIINGHVPVKAKKGELPIGAEGKLMLIDGGFSKAYQSSTGIAGYTLIFNSQGLHLVQHEPFSSTRKAIEEMEDIKSITVVREVTSHRMLVKDTDNGHLLSKQVENLKKLLQAYSYGLIKERKK from the coding sequence ATGCTCAAGCACGATTTGGACTATTTGGAATTGCTCTCGGAGAGTTTCCCGACAGCGACGGAAGTAGCTACGGAGATTATCAATCTTGAAGCTATATTGAATCTGCCTAAAGGAACAGAACACTTCCTGGCGGACATTCACGGCGAATACGAAGCCTTTATCCATGTGCTCAAGAATGCTTCCGGTAGTATTCGGAGAAAGGTAGACGAGGTCTTCGGCGGTCAGTTGCGCCAGAATCAGAAGCGAGAGCTGTGCACCCTGATCTATTATCCTCGCGAGAAACTCGAACTCGTGAAGCAAAGTGATGAGCGGATGGAGGACTGGTATATGGTCACGCTGAATCAGCTGATCAAAGTGTGTCAGAAAGCTGCAGAGAAATATACTCGCTCCAAGGTACGTAAGACCCTTCCTCCCAAGTACAGCTATATCATTCAGGAGCTACTCCACGAAGATGGTGTCAATCCCAATAAATCGGCTTATATCAGCAGCATCTTTTCCTCTATAATATCCACAGGGTGTGCCGATGACTTTATCATTGCCATTAGTGAGACCATCCAGCGGCTGGTCATCGACCATCTGCACGTGGTAGGGGATGTCTTCGACCGTGGCCCCGGAGCACATATCATCATGGATACCCTTATGAAGTATCATCATTTCGATATACAGTGGGGCAATCATGACATGCTGTGGATGGGAGCTGCTGTGGGCAATGCCTCTTGTATGGCCAATGTGGTGCGTATAGCACTGCGCTATGCCAATTTGGATACATTGGAGAGCGGATACGGTATTAACTTGTTGCCTTTGGCGCGTTTCGCCATGGACACTTATGCGGACGATCCCTGTACCGTATTTAAGCCCAAACTGGCTCAGGCCGACCAGACGTATGATGACAAGAGCGTCTATCTGATCAGTCAGATGCACAAAGCCATATCTATCATTCAGTTCAAGCTGGAGCACCAGATCATAGCCCGTCATCCGGAGTACAAGATGGACAATCGGGATTTGTTCCATCTGGTGAACTTCACCGATGGTACCATCAAGCTGTCGAGTGGCGTATATCCGATGTTGGATATGAATTTCCCGACCGTGGATCCGGCCGATCCGTATGCACTGACAGAGCAAGAGCAGAATATCGTAGATCGTCTGATGGGCTGTTTTATGCGGAGTGAAAAACTGCAAAACCATCTCAAATGCCTCTATCGTCATGGCAGTATGTACCTGACGTATAATATGAATCTGCTCTACCATGCTTCTATCCCTCTGAACAAGGATAAGTCGCTCAAGAAAGTACGGGTAGGGGACAAGACCTATGCCGGACGCGAATTGCTCGACAAGGTGGAAGAGATGATCCGTACCGCATATGTGGCTCCCGAGAAAAGCGATCAGAGACTTGCGGCTGTGGACTACATGTGGTACCTCTGGTGCGGACCGGATTCTCCTCTTTTCGACAAAGCTATGATGACTACTTTCGAGCGTTACTTCATCGAAGATAAGGCTACGCATCATGAGGAAAAGGGTTACTACTACGTCTATCGTCAGGAGAAAGCCGTTTGTGAGATGATCCTCAAAGAGTTTGGGCTTGAAGGTCCTGATACGCATATAATCAACGGGCACGTTCCGGTGAAGGCCAAGAAAGGGGAGCTTCCTATCGGAGCTGAAGGCAAACTGATGTTGATAGATGGCGGATTCAGCAAGGCATATCAGTCAAGTACGGGGATCGCCGGGTATACGCTGATATTTAACTCTCAGGGATTGCATCTTGTACAGCACGAACCGTTTAGTTCCACACGCAAGGCTATCGAAGAGATGGAGGACATCAAGAGTATCACGGTGGTGCGTGAGGTCACATCCCATCGTATGCTGGTAAAGGATACGGACAATGGCCACTTGCTGAGCAAGCAGGTTGAAAACCTCAAAAAACTCCTTCAGGCGTACAGCTACGGACTGATCAAGGAACGAAAAAAATAG
- a CDS encoding adenylate kinase, whose product MLNVLIFGAPGSGKGTQSEELIRRYGFRHISTGELLRAEIKAQTELGQAAAGYINEGHLVPDSLIVDMMEKLISTLVDTEGIIFDGFPRTIPQAEAMETMLAHHGWKVDIVLNLQVPEEMLIERLLNRGKISGRSDDNIETIRKRLDVYANETAPLVDFFTRKNVLHNVVGTGTIEEIALRIAPIVDKFRKVSN is encoded by the coding sequence ATGCTTAACGTACTAATCTTCGGTGCTCCCGGTTCCGGGAAGGGCACCCAAAGCGAAGAACTGATCCGTCGATATGGATTCCGGCATATTTCAACCGGAGAGTTGCTTCGTGCCGAAATCAAAGCTCAGACCGAACTGGGCCAAGCAGCAGCCGGCTACATCAACGAGGGACACCTCGTACCTGACAGCCTGATCGTGGACATGATGGAAAAGCTCATCAGCACTTTGGTCGATACCGAAGGGATTATCTTCGACGGATTTCCACGTACCATTCCCCAAGCAGAAGCCATGGAGACGATGCTCGCACATCATGGATGGAAGGTGGACATAGTGCTGAATCTGCAAGTACCCGAGGAAATGCTCATCGAACGCCTCCTGAACAGAGGAAAGATCAGTGGCCGATCGGATGACAACATCGAGACCATTCGCAAGCGTCTGGATGTATATGCCAACGAGACTGCACCATTAGTGGATTTCTTCACCCGGAAGAATGTGCTGCACAACGTGGTAGGTACGGGGACGATAGAAGAGATCGCTTTGCGTATCGCTCCCATTGTGGACAAGTTCCGCAAAGTCTCTAACTAA
- the obgE gene encoding GTPase ObgE → MAAESNFVDYVKIYCRSGKGGRGSTHFRREKYIPKGGPDGGDGGRGGHVFLRGNRNYWTLLHLRYDRHIMATNGQSGGAKRSTGANGEDRIIEVPCGTAVYDADTGEFITDITEHGQQVMLLQGGRGGHGNTFFKTATNQAPRYAQPGEPAQERMVIMQLKMLADVGLVGFPNAGKSTLLSVLTAAKPKIANYPFTTLEPNLGIVAYRDKRSFVMADIPGIIEGASSGKGLGLRFLRHIERNALLLFMIPADTDNIAKEYEILSRELVAYNEELAQKRKVLAITKCDLIDEELCEMLREELPTGLPVVFISAVAQQGLEELKDTLWKELSKETLHEPDSIVRQALDLTSLTWDEEDDLFPASIEDDEDEEGLDDIDFDLEIEYDNEGDDAPDQL, encoded by the coding sequence ATGGCAGCAGAGTCCAATTTCGTCGATTACGTCAAGATATACTGCCGTTCGGGCAAGGGAGGGAGAGGCTCTACGCACTTCCGCAGGGAGAAGTATATCCCCAAAGGTGGCCCGGACGGAGGCGACGGAGGCCGTGGCGGACATGTCTTTCTCCGTGGCAATCGGAATTATTGGACACTGCTGCATCTGCGCTATGACCGTCATATCATGGCTACGAACGGACAGAGCGGCGGAGCCAAGCGAAGTACCGGAGCGAACGGAGAGGATCGTATCATAGAAGTCCCCTGCGGGACGGCTGTTTACGATGCCGATACGGGTGAGTTTATCACAGACATTACCGAGCACGGACAGCAGGTGATGCTGCTCCAGGGAGGCCGAGGCGGACACGGCAATACGTTCTTCAAGACCGCTACCAATCAGGCCCCCCGATATGCTCAGCCCGGCGAGCCGGCACAGGAGCGTATGGTGATCATGCAGCTCAAGATGCTGGCCGATGTCGGTCTGGTCGGATTTCCCAATGCCGGCAAATCGACACTGCTATCAGTGCTCACTGCTGCAAAGCCGAAGATCGCCAACTATCCGTTCACTACGCTGGAACCCAATCTCGGTATCGTAGCCTATCGAGACAAGCGATCCTTTGTAATGGCGGACATCCCGGGCATCATCGAAGGGGCTTCATCGGGGAAAGGACTGGGACTGCGTTTCCTGCGGCACATCGAAAGGAACGCTTTGCTCCTCTTCATGATTCCGGCCGATACGGACAACATTGCCAAGGAATACGAGATACTCAGTCGGGAGCTGGTGGCATACAACGAAGAGTTGGCACAAAAGCGCAAAGTGCTGGCCATAACCAAGTGCGACCTCATCGACGAAGAGCTGTGCGAGATGCTTCGGGAGGAGCTGCCGACAGGCTTGCCCGTAGTTTTCATTTCTGCCGTGGCACAACAGGGACTGGAAGAGCTAAAGGATACCTTGTGGAAAGAACTCAGCAAGGAGACCCTTCACGAGCCGGACAGCATAGTACGCCAAGCTCTTGATTTGACCAGTCTTACATGGGATGAGGAGGACGATTTGTTCCCGGCATCGATAGAAGACGACGAGGATGAAGAAGGTCTCGACGACATTGATTTTGATTTGGAGATCGAATACGATAACGAAGGAGACGATGCACCGGATCAGCTTTGA
- a CDS encoding transglycosylase domain-containing protein, translating into MSKLTNKIVRILWTVFIAGWAVIGILFLFIATGMIGYMPPIEHLQNPIDKYASQLISADGKVFGSYAHSGDNRIYTRYNEISPDLIKALIATEDVRFRKHSGIDSKGLFRAVVKRGILNQKSGGGGSTITQQLAKLLYSPRTETKLGRLFQKPIEWVIAVKLERFYTKEEIITMYLNYFDFLYNAVGIKSAAYTYFGKQPADLKIEEAAVLVGMCKNPAYYNPVLHGETERCRGRRNIVLEQMYKAKYITKAECDSLQKLPLVTSFHRITHRDGEAPYFRERLRQVLMAKKPERKNYLAWQDDQYRADSIAWETDPVYGWCNKNKKADGSNYNIYTDGLKIYTTIDLRMQQYAEEAMVKQMKEVLQPIFDKEKRGRSYAPFSRDITSDEQRSILLRAMKQTDRWREMKKAGISESEIRASFNKKRKMQVWNWRGTIDTVMSPLDSIKYLKGILRTGFMAMNPHNGHIKAYVGGINFRNFQYDMVSQGRRQVGSTIKPFLYSLSMLEGISPCDEMLHVSQTLFTESGKAWTPKNAGARRTGEMVSIKWGLQNSSNWVTAYLMGRTSPYTFVRLLRSYGLSGYLEPSLSICLGTPDVSVQEMVSAYTTFVNKGIRVNPLPITRIEDQYGNVVAQFSPNMVEVLPPDAAYKMLYMLKSVVDGGTGSRLRYRYGFKLDMGGKTGTTQNNSDGWFVGFTPSLVAGCWVGGEDRSEHFDSMSNGQGAASALPIFAEFLKRVYADPKLGYTTEEKFEFPQDFQPCMMDQNVEYFDAGGGEVVEPLPEILVE; encoded by the coding sequence TTGAGTAAACTAACCAATAAGATCGTCCGGATACTTTGGACTGTCTTCATTGCCGGTTGGGCTGTTATCGGCATCCTGTTCCTGTTTATTGCTACCGGTATGATCGGCTATATGCCGCCTATCGAGCATTTGCAGAATCCCATTGACAAGTATGCATCGCAGCTTATATCTGCCGATGGGAAGGTGTTCGGTTCTTATGCCCACAGCGGTGACAATCGGATATATACCAGATACAACGAGATTTCACCCGATCTGATCAAGGCTCTCATCGCTACGGAGGATGTCCGCTTCCGTAAGCATTCGGGAATAGACAGCAAAGGTCTGTTCCGAGCCGTGGTCAAACGCGGTATCCTCAATCAAAAAAGCGGTGGAGGGGGTAGTACCATTACCCAGCAACTGGCCAAACTCCTTTATTCGCCGCGCACGGAGACCAAACTCGGACGCCTCTTCCAAAAACCGATCGAGTGGGTCATCGCCGTGAAGCTGGAGCGTTTTTATACGAAGGAAGAGATCATCACCATGTATCTCAACTACTTCGACTTCCTGTACAATGCCGTTGGGATCAAGTCTGCGGCTTATACCTACTTCGGTAAGCAGCCGGCTGATTTGAAGATAGAGGAGGCAGCCGTTCTGGTCGGTATGTGCAAGAATCCGGCCTATTATAATCCCGTTTTGCATGGCGAGACAGAACGTTGCCGAGGACGCCGCAATATCGTTCTGGAGCAGATGTACAAGGCCAAATATATCACTAAGGCAGAATGCGATTCTCTCCAAAAGCTTCCGTTGGTCACATCTTTTCATCGGATTACGCATCGCGATGGCGAAGCTCCTTATTTCAGGGAGCGTCTGAGGCAGGTGCTTATGGCCAAAAAACCTGAGCGCAAAAATTATTTGGCTTGGCAGGATGATCAGTATCGAGCCGATTCCATTGCTTGGGAGACTGATCCGGTCTATGGCTGGTGCAATAAGAACAAGAAAGCCGATGGCTCCAACTATAACATCTATACCGATGGTCTCAAGATCTACACGACCATAGATCTGAGGATGCAGCAGTATGCGGAAGAAGCCATGGTCAAGCAGATGAAAGAAGTGTTGCAGCCGATATTCGACAAGGAAAAAAGAGGACGCTCGTATGCTCCTTTCTCCAGGGATATTACTTCGGACGAACAGCGAAGTATTTTGCTCCGGGCAATGAAACAAACCGATCGCTGGCGAGAGATGAAGAAAGCCGGCATATCGGAGTCCGAGATCCGTGCTTCTTTCAACAAGAAACGAAAGATGCAGGTTTGGAATTGGCGAGGAACGATCGATACGGTTATGTCACCGCTCGACTCCATCAAGTATCTCAAGGGAATCTTGCGAACCGGATTCATGGCCATGAATCCGCACAACGGACATATTAAGGCGTATGTGGGAGGAATTAATTTCCGTAATTTCCAATACGATATGGTTAGTCAAGGACGTCGCCAGGTGGGATCGACTATCAAACCATTCCTGTACTCCCTCTCCATGCTCGAAGGAATATCGCCTTGCGATGAGATGCTCCATGTATCCCAGACCTTATTCACCGAATCCGGAAAGGCTTGGACACCGAAGAATGCGGGTGCCAGACGGACAGGCGAAATGGTGAGTATCAAATGGGGGTTGCAGAACTCTTCCAACTGGGTTACGGCCTATCTGATGGGACGTACTTCTCCCTACACTTTTGTCCGCTTGTTGAGGTCTTACGGCTTGAGCGGATATTTGGAACCCAGCCTCTCCATCTGTTTGGGTACACCGGACGTGTCGGTGCAGGAGATGGTGAGTGCCTATACCACCTTTGTCAATAAGGGTATTCGGGTCAATCCTTTGCCTATAACGCGAATAGAGGATCAGTATGGCAATGTGGTGGCTCAGTTCTCACCGAATATGGTGGAAGTACTCCCGCCTGATGCGGCATACAAGATGCTCTATATGTTGAAGTCCGTAGTCGATGGCGGTACCGGTAGCAGACTGAGGTATCGCTATGGATTCAAACTCGATATGGGAGGAAAGACGGGTACCACACAGAATAACAGTGATGGCTGGTTCGTAGGCTTTACTCCTTCTCTTGTGGCCGGCTGTTGGGTTGGCGGCGAGGATAGGTCTGAGCATTTCGACTCTATGTCCAATGGGCAGGGGGCTGCTTCTGCGTTGCCTATTTTTGCCGAATTTCTCAAGCGGGTATACGCTGATCCCAAGCTGGGCTATACAACGGAAGAGAAATTTGAGTTCCCACAGGATTTCCAGCCATGTATGATGGATCAGAATGTAGAGTATTTCGATGCAGGGGGCGGTGAAGTGGTGGAACCTTTACCGGAGATCCTTGTTGAATGA
- a CDS encoding Bax inhibitor-1/YccA family protein, translating to MNFNELNNQSTVYVDSTLQTTTMRHVFTWMFGALGITALTAMLVAKSSLIYTMIMNSGLLWGLIIAELALVFILSARIGKMSFFTSSLLFTIYSILNGVTLSSIFIVYTMTSIAATFFITAGMFGAMALWGYFTKKDLSKWGSIFFMLLIGLILATVVNLFLRSGAMGFIFSIVGVIIFTGLTAFDVNKIKQMLAQTQGFEEGDVVRKVALMGALTLYLDFINLFLYLLRFFGRRD from the coding sequence ATGAACTTTAACGAATTGAACAATCAATCCACTGTCTATGTGGATAGTACGCTCCAAACGACAACTATGCGCCATGTCTTTACATGGATGTTTGGTGCACTCGGTATCACGGCTCTTACAGCCATGCTCGTTGCTAAGAGTTCGTTGATATATACTATGATAATGAATTCCGGATTGCTGTGGGGATTGATCATTGCAGAGTTGGCTTTGGTCTTTATTCTATCGGCACGTATCGGTAAGATGTCGTTCTTTACATCCTCTCTCTTGTTTACGATCTATTCTATTCTGAATGGAGTGACACTGAGCAGTATCTTTATCGTGTATACGATGACGAGCATTGCGGCCACATTTTTTATTACAGCCGGTATGTTCGGAGCCATGGCTCTGTGGGGATATTTTACCAAAAAAGATTTGAGCAAGTGGGGTAGTATTTTCTTTATGCTCCTGATCGGTTTGATTTTGGCCACTGTCGTGAATCTGTTCCTCCGTTCGGGTGCTATGGGCTTTATCTTCTCCATTGTCGGTGTGATCATCTTTACGGGCCTTACCGCTTTCGATGTGAACAAAATCAAGCAGATGCTGGCTCAAACGCAAGGATTCGAAGAGGGAGATGTAGTTCGCAAAGTAGCCCTGATGGGAGCCTTGACGCTCTATCTCGATTTCATCAATCTTTTCCTCTATCTGCTTCGCTTCTTCGGCCGAAGGGACTGA
- a CDS encoding B3/B4 domain-containing protein, with amino-acid sequence MHRISFDVPILHHCPAFRVGVVTAKVAAGRSPSTLIDEMNREADRLIQTCDLPAIKEIPAIAATRSCYKRTGKDPNRYRPSAEQLSRRVVRGLGLYYINALVDIGNLLSLRTGYSIGVFDRDKVGSDIVFGVGYADEPFVGIGRGELNIEGLPVYRDENGAFATPTSDHERTSVDDITKNTLIFINDFGVDRTHSDCLEEAVAEAVRLLKLYAGASDISTQIVSAEDGADPVFLTIPH; translated from the coding sequence ATGCACCGGATCAGCTTTGACGTACCTATTCTGCATCATTGTCCGGCTTTTCGCGTAGGAGTGGTAACGGCCAAAGTTGCAGCAGGCCGGTCGCCATCCACTCTTATAGATGAGATGAACAGAGAGGCCGATCGGCTGATACAGACTTGCGACCTCCCGGCCATCAAAGAAATCCCTGCCATAGCAGCCACACGCAGCTGCTACAAACGTACCGGCAAGGATCCTAACCGCTACAGGCCGTCTGCCGAGCAGTTGTCCCGACGTGTAGTACGCGGATTGGGGCTTTATTATATCAATGCTTTGGTGGACATAGGCAACCTTTTATCTCTTCGTACAGGGTACTCTATCGGGGTATTCGACCGTGATAAGGTAGGCTCCGACATTGTATTCGGCGTGGGATATGCAGACGAACCTTTTGTCGGAATCGGACGTGGCGAATTGAATATCGAAGGCCTGCCTGTCTATCGCGACGAGAACGGTGCTTTCGCCACTCCTACCAGCGACCACGAACGAACGAGCGTGGACGACATCACGAAGAATACGCTCATATTCATCAATGATTTCGGTGTGGATCGGACTCATTCGGACTGTCTCGAAGAGGCAGTCGCCGAAGCAGTACGCTTGCTCAAGCTTTATGCCGGTGCTTCGGACATAAGTACACAGATCGTCAGTGCCGAAGATGGTGCCGATCCGGTATTTTTGACTATTCCGCATTGA
- a CDS encoding phosphoribosyltransferase: MRTIKLKDKEFEIYIPATRIHEAIKRMAAEIKRDLHEDNPLFVCIMNGSFMFAAELMQALDESYQVDFARYSSYCGMQSTFVLKEIMPVTADMRGRTVVIVEDLIDSGYTMSCVKENFYELGAKEVRIAAMLTKPAALKCDIHTDYVGLEIGNDFIVGHGLDYDDLGRMYQDIYKIKE, encoded by the coding sequence ATGAGAACAATCAAACTGAAAGACAAAGAGTTTGAGATTTACATTCCGGCGACTCGCATACATGAAGCCATTAAGAGGATGGCTGCCGAGATCAAACGGGATCTGCATGAGGACAATCCCCTATTCGTCTGTATCATGAACGGCTCGTTTATGTTTGCAGCCGAACTGATGCAGGCTCTCGATGAGAGTTATCAAGTGGATTTCGCCCGCTACTCCAGCTATTGCGGTATGCAGAGCACATTCGTGCTCAAGGAGATTATGCCCGTGACGGCCGACATGCGTGGCAGGACAGTGGTCATCGTAGAAGATCTGATTGATTCGGGCTATACGATGAGTTGCGTAAAGGAGAATTTCTACGAACTTGGAGCCAAAGAGGTGCGCATAGCAGCTATGCTGACCAAACCCGCTGCACTCAAATGCGATATCCATACCGATTATGTAGGCTTGGAGATCGGCAATGACTTTATCGTAGGACACGGCCTTGACTATGATGATCTGGGACGCATGTACCAGGACATCTATAAAATAAAAGAATAG